The sequence ATATACCACTACCAGGTATTTACAACATGCTTCAGTGGAGGAGAAGACACTGCTGCTTTGCAAAGATGACCTGGAATGCCAAGAGGTCTCTCTTCCGCACTCATCTTATTGGAATACTTTCTCTAGTGTTTCTTTttgctatgtttttgtttttcaatcatCACGACTGGCTGCCAGGCAGAGCTGGATTCAAAGAAAACCCTGTGACATACACTTTCCGAGGATTTCGGTCAACAAAAAGTGAGACAAACCACAGCTCCCTTCGGAACATTTGGAAAGAAACAGTCCCTCAAACCCTGAGGCCTCATACAGCAACTAACTCTAATAACACAGACCTGTCACCACAAGGAGTTACAGGCCTGGAGAATACACTTAGTGCCAATGGAAGTATTTACAATGAAAAAGGTACTGGACATCCAAATTCTTaccatttcaaatatattattaatgaGCCTGAAAAATGCCAAGAGAAAAGTCCTTTTTTAATACTACTAATAGCTGCAGAGCCTGGACAAATAGAAGCTAGAAGAGCTATTCGGCAAACTTGGGGCAATGAAAGTCTAGCACCTGGTATTCAAATCACAAGAATATTTTTGTTGGGCTTAAGTATTAAGCTAAATGGCTACCTTCAACGTGCAATACTGGAAGAAAGCAGACAATATCATGATATAATTCAACAGGAATACTTAGATACGTACTATAATTTGACCATCAAAACACTAATGGGCATGAAATGGGTTGCAACATACTGTCCACATATTCCATATGTTATGAAAACTGACAGTGACATGTTTGTCAACACTGAATATTTAATCAATAAGTTACTGAAGCCAGATCTGCCTCCTAGACATAACTATTTCACTGGTTACCTAATGCGAGGATATGCACCCAATCGAAACAAAGATAGCAAGTGGTACATGCCACCAGACCTCTACCCAAGTGAGCGTTATCCTGTCTTCTGTTCTGGAACTGGTTATGTTTTTTCTGGAGATCTggcagaaaagatttttaaagtttctttaggTATCCGCCGTTTGCACTTGGAAGATGTATATGTAGGGATCTGTCTTGCCAAGTTGAGAATTGATCCTGTACCCCCTCCCAATGAGTTTGTGTTCAATCACTGGCGAGTCTCTTATTCAAGCTGTAAATACAGCCACCTAATTACCTCTCATCAGTTCCAGCCTAGTGAACTGATAAAATACTGGAACCATTTACAACAAAATAAGCACAATGCCTGTGCCAACGCAGCAAAAGAAAAGGCAGGCAGGTATCGCCACCGTAAAC comes from Nomascus leucogenys isolate Asia chromosome 9, Asia_NLE_v1, whole genome shotgun sequence and encodes:
- the B3GALT2 gene encoding beta-1,3-galactosyltransferase 2, with amino-acid sequence MLQWRRRHCCFAKMTWNAKRSLFRTHLIGILSLVFLFAMFLFFNHHDWLPGRAGFKENPVTYTFRGFRSTKSETNHSSLRNIWKETVPQTLRPHTATNSNNTDLSPQGVTGLENTLSANGSIYNEKGTGHPNSYHFKYIINEPEKCQEKSPFLILLIAAEPGQIEARRAIRQTWGNESLAPGIQITRIFLLGLSIKLNGYLQRAILEESRQYHDIIQQEYLDTYYNLTIKTLMGMKWVATYCPHIPYVMKTDSDMFVNTEYLINKLLKPDLPPRHNYFTGYLMRGYAPNRNKDSKWYMPPDLYPSERYPVFCSGTGYVFSGDLAEKIFKVSLGIRRLHLEDVYVGICLAKLRIDPVPPPNEFVFNHWRVSYSSCKYSHLITSHQFQPSELIKYWNHLQQNKHNACANAAKEKAGRYRHRKLH